The Syntrophales bacterium region TAATGATTTTTGAAAAGGAGGTACTTTAAAATGTGTTTGGCGTCGGCCTACTTTAACAACGAAAATGGTCCACTTATCATGAAGGATATCGCGCACCTTAAAGCGGATGGCGACAATCTGGAGATAGAGACGCTTTTCGGGGAACGCAAGGCAGTGCAGGGGAAAATCATAGAGGTTGATTTCTTTTCTTCGAAAATATTTCTCGAACAGAACCAGGCGACCGTAATTG contains the following coding sequences:
- a CDS encoding CooT family nickel-binding protein, which translates into the protein MCLASAYFNNENGPLIMKDIAHLKADGDNLEIETLFGERKAVQGKIIEVDFFSSKIFLEQNQATVIEGDSYPSQLEK